A genomic segment from Myxocyprinus asiaticus isolate MX2 ecotype Aquarium Trade chromosome 36, UBuf_Myxa_2, whole genome shotgun sequence encodes:
- the dclre1a gene encoding DNA cross-link repair 1A protein → MSQNGSESDIWDYKPLKKTKRRSSKSQIVSEHGTKRRKGAKSEASVQKPKLRVNSAETHTDLDHNAHEISGRLEQGSVPTPLNVHGTPAQHVQDKEPQSRSFCPVCQMPFSILVVQSQQWHVAECLDTPGEDCKECPDGLQCSSSIPSHYKRYSHSLLAHSRALNGTDGSAPTHSCMVKGTSNFSLTSLTFSDVACTSSSVDSAVNVSTLSSQSSSPGDGPKETPIQTNALLLLRSPNTDEIKKKKGWSPSTIRSQSQNSSKEAGMKISTPVKAHCVDSTVQTQTNEVKEELSAFNDDDYISYSPLSELPDVDEEHRTQGMKKKLLFHSTVLHGESEIESDDDSLKLFSDEDDDLLMEVLDQYESEDIDSKEYGPFKDSNTCMKPQTLLAPENQLITSSSTGVSDGTCQHGSLPQSTGIRSTTNVKVANTQLQSPQSLVLEHLRENISNPAHTNGLESLCGEDNSTYLNQELYSTQTALFTTQKSVSMASRRSRTKTGNSGLKQTDIGVFFGLKPLHEKKVDEEVKATFKETDQQGSRIARVSGDAKRQGRRHRNNGAPSQLSSVSATAEDATTQPTQTEGGRGGRAAGWKRWNKGRATDGGPEKPKRCPFYKKIPGTTFAVDAFQYGVAEGVTAYFLTHFHSDHYNGLKKNSVFPIYCNKITGNLVKSKLKVDEHYVHVLPMNTECTVQGVKVTLLDANHCPGAAMLLFVLPDGQTVLHTGDFRAHPSMERYPELQGLRIKTLYLDTTYCSPEYTFPTQQEVITFAVNVAFEQVTLNPRTLVVCGTYTIGKEKVFLAVSEVLGSKVCLSRDKYNTMCCLESEQVKQCITTDWQTAQVHVLPMMQLNFKNLRTHLNKFSRKYDQIVAFKPTGWTFNQTVNVEDIQPQTQGNISIYGIPYSEHSSYLEMKRFVQWLRPRKIIPTVNVGNWRSRKAMESYFHDWQTEPTHLNSTH, encoded by the exons ATGTCACAGAACGGCTCCGAGAGTGACATTTGGGACTACAAACCTCTTAAGAAGACCAAACGACGAAGCAGTAAATCACAAATCGTCAGCGAACATGGGACAAAAAGGAGAAAGGGGGCCAAATCAGAGGCATCAGTCCAAAAACCAAAACTGCGAGTCAACAGTGCTGAAACACACACTGATTTAGATCATAATGCTCACGAGATTAGTGGAAGATTAGAGCAAGGATCTGTTCCAACACCGCTGAATGTGCATGGGACTCCTGCTCAGCATGTCCAGGATAAAGAGCCTCAGTCAAGAAGCTTCTGTCCTGTCTGTCAAATGCCATTTTCCATCTTGGTGGTTCAGTCTCAACAATGGCATGTTGCAGAATGCTTAGATACCCCTGGCGAAGACTGTAAAG AATGTCCAGATGGTCTTCAGTGTTCCTCCTCCATCCCCAGTCATTATAAGAGATACAGCCACTCTCTGCTCGCTCACAGTCGAGCACTGAACGGCACTGATGGTTCTGCTCCCACCCATAGCTGCATGGTCAAAGGTACTTCAAACTTCAGCCTGACGTCACTCACTTTTAGTGATGTTGCTTGCACATCTAGTTCTGTGGACAGTGCTGTAAATGTATCCACTTTATCAAGCCAAAGTTCATCTCCTGGCGATGGACCGAAGGAAACTCCCATTCAGACTAATGCCCTGCTCCTCCTGCGCTCCCCTAACACTGATGAGATCAAGAAAAAGAAAGGCTGGTCTCCTTCCACCATAAGATCTCAATCCCAGAATTCATCAAAGGAGGCTGGAATGAAGATCTCAACTCCAGTAAAAGCACATTGTGTTGACAGCACTGTTCAGACACAGACTAATGAAGTTAAAGAAGAGCTGTCTGCATTTAATGATGATGATTATATCTCCTACTCCCCGCTTTCCGAGCTTCCAGATGTAGATGAGGAACACAGAACCCAAGGAATGAAGAAAAAATTGCTGTTTCACAGTACTGTTTTACATGGAGAGAGTGAGATTGAGAGTGATGATGATTCTCTTAAATTGTtcagtgatgaagatgatgatctGCTCATGGAAGTGCTGGACCAATATGAGTCAGAAGATATTGACAGCAAGGAATATGGGCCATTCAAAGACTCAAACACTTGTATGAAACCACAGACATTGTTAGCACCAGAAAATCAACTAATCACTTCCAGTTCAACAGGTGTGTCTGATGGAACATGTCAACATGGATCTCTTCCTCAATCAACAGGAATAAGGTCCACAACAAACGTTAAAGTTGCAAACACCCAGCTTCAGTCACCCCAAAGCTTAGTATTAGAGCATCTTCGGGAAAACATATCTAATCCTGCACACACCAACGGTTTGGAATCACTGTGTGGAGAGGATAACTCCACTTATTTAAACCAAGAGTTGTATTCCACTCAGACAGCCCTATTCACTACTCAGAAATCCGTGTCCATGGCTTCTAGAAGGTCTCGGACTAAGACAGGCAACTCTGGATTAAAGCAGACCGACATTGGTGTGTTTTTTGGCCTGAAACCATTGCATGAGAAAAAGGTTGATGAGGAAGTGAAAGCAACATTCAAAGAGACCGATCAGCAAGGATCGAGGATAGCGAGAGTTTCAGGAGATGCTAAGCGGCAGGGTAGAAGGCATAGGAATAACGGAGCACCATCTCAATTGTCCAGTGTCTCCGCTACTGCAGAAGATGCCACAACTCAGCCCACGCAAACAGAAGGAGGGAGAGGAGGAAGGGCAGCAGGGTGGAAAAGATGGAACAAGGGAAGAGCGACAGATGGAGGTCCCGAGAAGCCAAAACGCTGTCCATTCTACAAGAAAATTCCTG GAACTACTTTCGCTGTGGATGCCTTTCAGTATGGGGTTGCAGAAGGTGTCACTGCCTACTTTCTCACCCACTTCCACTCGGATCACTACAATGGCTTGAAGAAAAACTCTGTTTTCCCCATCTACTGCAACAAA ATAACCGGAAATCTGGTGAAGAGCAAGCTGAAGGTGGATGAACATTATGTTCATGTTCTCCCAATGAACACAGAGTGTACAGTGCAAGGAGTGAAGGTCACTCTTCTGGATGCCAACCA ctgtCCTGGGGCAGCCATGCTGTTATTTGTGCTGCCAGATGGCCAGACGGTGCTCCACACAGGTGACTTCCGGGCGCATCCATCCATGGAGCGCTACCCAGAGCTGCAGGGCCTTCGGATCAAGACCCTCTATCTGGACACAAC GTATTGCAGTCCAGAGTACACCTTTCCCACTCAACAGGAAGTCATTACCTTTGCTGTTAATGTAGCCTTTGAACAGGTCACACTGAACCCTCGTACGCTTGTGGTGTGTGGCACCTACACAATAGGGAAAGAGAAGGTCTTTCTAG CTGTATCGGAGGTGTTGGGCTCTAAGGTGTGTTTGTCCAGGGATAAGTATAACACCATGTGCTGCCTGGAGTCCGAGCAGGTTAAACAGTGCATCACTACAGACTGGCAGACAGCCCAGGTGCATGTGCTTCCTATGATGCAGCTCAATTTCAAA AACTTGCGGACACACTTGAATAAGTTCTCAAGAAAATATGACCAGATAGTGGCCTTCAAGCCCACGGGCTGGACCTTCAACCAAACTGTGAACGTGGAAGACATTCAGCCTCAGACTCAAGGAAACATCAGCATTTATG